The genomic segment CGCTGGAGGGCCCGGACCAACTGGTCCCGCGTGTCCACCTGCCCGTACCGGTCCCCCGGATCCGCCTGGTCGCCGCCGTCCTGGCACGGGACCGAACGGCGGAATCTCCGCCACCGGTCGTTGGCCAGGTTCACCATGATCCGCCGGACATAGGCGTCCGGAGCATCCTTCGCGGCGATGGTGCGCCACCGGCGACAGGCCCGTTCCAGGGTCTCCTGGACCAGGTCCTCCGCAGCCTCGCGGTTTCCCGTCAGGACCAGCGCACCGCGGAACAGTACGGCCGACCGGGCGACGACGAAGCCGTGGAAGTCGTTGGCGTCGATCTCCGCCGACTTGGGCTTGCCGAGCAGAGCACGCGGTATCCGCTCGCTTGCCAGATCCAGATCCAGATCCACACGCTCCTCCCTTCCTGTCACCCCTCCTCGACGCCGAAGCGGCCCCGTCTGCTGCACGCCCCCGTTGAGACCTGGGTCACAGTGGCGACCCAGGCTCGGTCTGTGCCCTCGGTCGGTGCCCCGGTCCGGCGAGGGAGGATCGGCCGCGAAGCCTTTCGGGAGCGCCGGTCGAGAACGGCCGTCGCCTTCCTGCGGACCGGTCGACCCGCCGCCCGTACGGGCGCGTTGGCCGGGCATAAACTCCACCACCGCATCCTGGCCGTCACCGCCGCGGCGACGGCCACCACCCCCGCCACCCCCGCCGCGCCCGCGCAGGCCGCCGCCTCCGCCTGCACCCACCACTGGTCCGGACCGCAGGTCTGAATCTCCACCACCGGTCAGGGCGGGTCGGTCAATCCGGGGACGGTGACCGCAGCGTGGACGAACCCGCCGAAGTCCCTGCGCGGCGCCCGTCTCGATGCCCGACGGCCTGACGTACACCCTGACCGCCCGCCGGACCGCCGAGAGCCACTTGGTCGCCTCGGACCACCCCGGCATGCAGCGCCCGGGGCGGCTCTGCGTGCGGTTCGAGGGGTCCGACCGCCGGGCGTGCGTGGAGATCATCGACCGCGACATGACGTGACTGCGGGCCTGAACTCCCGTACCAGAAAGCGCATTTGGAGAGAAATTCTGCTCTATCGTCATGATATGCGTCCATTCATTATGGTTGAGGTTGATGGCGTGCTGTCTCCGTACGATGGTCCGGCGCCCGCCGGGTACGCCGTGCACGCGGCGGAGTCGGCGGCGTGGCGGGCGTGGGCCGCGATGGTCTACCCCCTCTACCCCCGCCAGGCCCCCCTGCGGCTCGCCCTGGACCCCGCGGTCGGCCGGGCCCTCGCGGAGCTCCCCGCCGACCTGGCGCTCGTCTCCACCTACACACCCGCCGAGCTGGCACCCCTGCTCCCCGCCTTCGGGTGGGAGACGCTGCCGCCGCTGGTGCCGCTGCGGGAGACCGGGTCAGTGCACTACC from the Streptomyces sp. NBC_01335 genome contains:
- a CDS encoding SigE family RNA polymerase sigma factor, producing MPRALLGKPKSAEIDANDFHGFVVARSAVLFRGALVLTGNREAAEDLVQETLERACRRWRTIAAKDAPDAYVRRIMVNLANDRWRRFRRSVPCQDGGDQADPGDRYGQVDTRDQLVRALQRLPMRMRTVVVLRYFHDLPDDEIAADLGISPSTVRSQLARGIDKLRGQFPALSGPSPQQPTEGT